From Deferribacter autotrophicus, the proteins below share one genomic window:
- the speA gene encoding biosynthetic arginine decarboxylase — protein MNRGVKMDYGIKIWGNYDYLIEDGKVVINEGNRPALIDIVKDVREQGFKGPVLFRFPHIMKKHVNALFNKFNKYIKDYEYGGTFYSVFPLKVNQYPNFVTYLMKQTKGKRYGLEAGSKPELIIAMSYVNEGTPIVVNGFKDKEMISLGFISAKMGQNITLTIEGLNELETILEVAKEMGEPYPNIGLRIKLHSSGIGIWAKSGGINSKFGLTSVELVEALKLLKDSKMIDYLTMIHFHIGSQISEISPVKKALREAGNIYAELYKMGAKSLKRIDIGGGLAVEYSQHKLQHSINYTLDEYASDVVFLLKMIANNKNVPEPDIFIEAGRFVAASHAVLIVPVLELFSQEYNEQKLCLKEVNPPLIEELYELYNTINEKNAIEYLHDSLDHMESLLTLFDLGYIDLIDRSNTEVLVHLIIRKAINFLKNKNLSELRDIQDMIQERYLLNFSIFQSLPDYWGLGQTFPVMPLDKLDITPTRSASLWDITCDSDGEIAFDSTKPLFLHDVDLKKEDYFLGFFLVGAYQETLGMEHNLFTHPTEFVVTFDEEGNYVLNDVIEAQNILDILDDLDYDVKDIERRLKQRIEDSELIPDDEKKEVIGSLYLVLSENSYLKTVAGSRN, from the coding sequence ATGAATAGAGGTGTTAAGATGGATTATGGAATAAAAATTTGGGGAAATTACGATTATTTAATAGAGGATGGGAAAGTTGTTATTAATGAAGGGAATAGACCTGCGTTGATTGATATTGTTAAAGATGTCAGAGAGCAGGGATTTAAAGGTCCTGTGCTTTTTAGATTCCCTCATATTATGAAAAAGCATGTAAATGCTCTTTTTAATAAATTTAATAAATATATAAAAGATTATGAATACGGTGGCACATTTTATTCTGTTTTTCCGTTGAAAGTGAATCAGTACCCTAATTTTGTTACATATCTGATGAAGCAGACAAAAGGGAAACGCTATGGACTTGAGGCAGGGAGTAAGCCTGAACTGATTATAGCTATGAGTTACGTAAATGAAGGAACTCCTATTGTTGTTAATGGGTTTAAAGATAAAGAGATGATCTCCCTTGGTTTTATCTCTGCTAAAATGGGACAAAATATTACTTTGACAATCGAAGGATTGAATGAACTTGAAACTATTTTAGAAGTTGCAAAAGAAATGGGAGAACCTTATCCTAATATAGGCCTAAGAATCAAACTACACAGCTCTGGGATAGGTATTTGGGCTAAAAGTGGTGGTATAAATTCCAAGTTTGGTTTGACTTCAGTGGAACTAGTAGAGGCTCTGAAGCTTTTAAAAGATTCTAAAATGATTGATTATTTAACAATGATACATTTTCATATTGGTTCACAGATAAGTGAAATTTCGCCTGTAAAAAAAGCATTGAGAGAGGCTGGAAATATTTATGCAGAACTTTATAAAATGGGTGCAAAAAGTTTAAAGAGAATTGATATTGGTGGTGGACTTGCTGTTGAATACAGTCAGCATAAGTTACAGCATTCTATTAATTATACCCTAGATGAATATGCCAGCGACGTAGTGTTTTTGCTTAAAATGATAGCAAACAATAAGAACGTACCAGAACCAGATATTTTTATTGAAGCAGGTAGGTTTGTGGCTGCAAGTCACGCTGTTCTTATTGTGCCTGTTTTAGAGCTATTTTCCCAAGAATATAATGAGCAGAAGCTTTGTTTAAAAGAGGTTAATCCTCCACTGATAGAAGAGTTATATGAACTTTATAATACTATCAATGAAAAAAATGCTATAGAATATTTACATGATAGTCTTGACCATATGGAGTCCCTTTTAACCCTTTTTGACCTTGGATATATCGATTTAATTGATAGAAGCAATACAGAGGTGCTTGTTCATTTAATTATTCGAAAGGCAATAAACTTTCTTAAAAATAAAAATCTATCTGAATTGAGAGATATACAAGATATGATCCAGGAAAGGTATCTTTTGAATTTTTCAATTTTTCAAAGTCTACCAGATTACTGGGGGTTGGGGCAAACTTTCCCTGTAATGCCTCTTGATAAACTAGATATAACTCCTACGAGGTCAGCAAGTCTTTGGGACATAACGTGTGATAGTGACGGGGAGATAGCTTTTGATAGCACTAAGCCATTGTTTTTGCATGATGTTGATCTGAAAAAAGAGGACTACTTTTTAGGATTTTTCCTTGTTGGTGCTTATCAGGAAACCCTTGGAATGGAGCACAACCTTTTTACTCATCCAACAGAGTTTGTAGTCACTTTTGATGAAGAAGGGAATTATGTCCTTAATGATGTAATTGAAGCTCAAAATATTTTGGATATACTGGATGACCTAGATTATGATGTGAAAGACATTGAAAGAAGATTAAAACAAAGAATAGAAGATTCTGAGTTAATCCCTGATGATGAGAAAAAAGAGGTTATAGGTAGTTTGTATTTAGTTCTTAGTGAAAATAGTTATTTAAAAACAGTAGCAGGTTCAAGGAATTAG
- a CDS encoding lysine exporter LysO family protein — MIFLMILSVIAGILTAQFGLLPDFFVMHSDRITDYALYLLLFLIGYGIGRDKESLIKLFTADRYAFLVPIGTIIGTLFGGYVASFFLNLTIRDSLAISAGFGWYSLSAVIIAKLKSADLGSIAFLSNVARELISIILVPFLARYAGPYVSIAPGGATTMDTTLPIIEKYAGESAAVVAFINGFILSALVPVLVPFILKF, encoded by the coding sequence ATGATTTTCTTAATGATACTTTCTGTGATTGCTGGTATTTTGACGGCTCAGTTTGGATTATTACCTGATTTTTTTGTGATGCATTCTGATAGAATAACTGATTATGCCCTATACTTGTTGTTGTTTTTAATAGGTTATGGTATAGGGAGGGATAAAGAATCATTGATAAAGTTGTTTACAGCTGATAGATATGCTTTTTTGGTTCCTATCGGAACGATTATAGGGACATTGTTTGGTGGATATGTAGCATCGTTTTTTTTGAATTTGACAATAAGAGATAGTCTTGCTATTTCTGCAGGGTTTGGATGGTATTCTCTATCAGCTGTAATAATAGCAAAGCTGAAAAGTGCTGACCTTGGCTCTATCGCTTTTTTATCCAATGTGGCAAGGGAGTTGATTAGTATAATATTGGTACCGTTTCTTGCAAGATACGCTGGCCCGTATGTTTCTATAGCACCTGGGGGTGCTACAACTATGGATACTACACTCCCTATTATAGAAAAATATGCTGGTGAGAGTGCAGCAGTTGTTGCGTTTATTAATGGTTTTATCTTGAGTGCTCTTGTTCCTGTGCTTGTGCCGTTTATTTTAAAATTTTAA
- a CDS encoding thiamine pyrophosphate-dependent enzyme: MNFLMGNELIAIGAYHSGVTSAYAYPGTPSSEILEAYSHYAKGCYSQWSINEKIAFELAAAEAISGKFAMCSMKQVGLNVAADPLFSVAYTGVKGALIIVSADDPGPYSSQTEQDSRMYAFSAKIPVFDPINPVDAYELTKKGVELSHKFEIPVMIRPVMRVCHSRQSFDIQVEKSEYNYGNFEKDVSRWAATPKYRKVLHAKLNEKLEIISSTYYQNYKINRKNKFAVVGSGYSFAIVMDIVKEKKLDIDLYKFDMSFPLPAALLDELINRYEKILVIEETQPLIEIQFARKDKIFGRLNDFITKMGELTYDYLTEKLFNFIGKEFKINKNQDFKAKGVKPRLCPGCGHRPAFYAIKKVAKNKGIFPGDIGCYTLGVNLDAVDTCICMGASVTFAEGLSRSNPEKTIIATIGDSTFFHTGIPALINAVINDAKFVLCILDNETTAMTGFQPVPHESGKIKIEKVVEGIGIEFCKVVDPYKFEEGIKVLEEAVSFVESNRKPAVVVYRHPCVTKIKYRKKNDVVITDDCRNCRICYEKFECPAIFENKLKNKAEIDRLICVNCGVCISVCPFNAIVRNSE, from the coding sequence ATGAATTTTTTGATGGGAAATGAATTAATTGCAATTGGCGCTTATCACTCTGGAGTTACTTCCGCCTATGCTTATCCTGGCACACCATCTAGTGAGATTTTAGAAGCCTATTCTCATTATGCAAAAGGGTGTTATTCTCAATGGTCAATTAATGAGAAAATCGCTTTTGAGCTAGCAGCTGCTGAAGCTATCTCTGGGAAATTTGCTATGTGTAGTATGAAGCAAGTTGGATTAAACGTAGCTGCAGATCCCCTTTTTTCTGTTGCTTATACTGGAGTGAAAGGTGCTTTAATAATTGTGTCTGCTGATGATCCTGGTCCTTACAGTTCTCAAACAGAGCAAGATAGCAGGATGTATGCCTTTTCTGCTAAAATACCTGTTTTTGACCCTATAAACCCTGTTGATGCATATGAACTGACGAAGAAAGGGGTAGAATTATCTCATAAATTTGAAATTCCTGTAATGATAAGACCTGTGATGAGGGTATGCCATTCAAGGCAATCATTCGATATTCAGGTAGAGAAAAGTGAATACAACTATGGTAATTTTGAAAAAGATGTTTCGAGATGGGCCGCAACTCCAAAATACCGTAAGGTGTTGCATGCAAAACTTAATGAAAAACTTGAGATAATATCATCAACTTATTATCAAAATTATAAAATTAATAGAAAAAATAAATTTGCTGTTGTTGGCTCAGGTTACTCTTTTGCTATTGTAATGGATATTGTAAAAGAGAAGAAATTAGATATTGACTTATATAAATTTGATATGTCCTTTCCATTGCCTGCAGCTCTTCTTGATGAGCTAATTAATAGATATGAAAAAATCCTTGTAATTGAGGAAACTCAACCATTGATTGAAATTCAGTTTGCTAGAAAGGATAAGATATTTGGAAGATTGAATGATTTTATTACAAAAATGGGTGAGTTGACCTATGATTATTTAACAGAGAAACTTTTTAACTTTATTGGTAAAGAATTTAAAATAAATAAAAATCAGGATTTTAAAGCAAAAGGGGTAAAACCAAGACTTTGCCCGGGTTGTGGTCACAGACCTGCCTTTTATGCAATTAAGAAAGTTGCTAAAAATAAAGGGATTTTCCCTGGAGATATAGGTTGCTATACCCTCGGTGTTAATCTTGATGCTGTTGATACATGTATATGTATGGGGGCTTCTGTTACTTTTGCGGAAGGGCTTTCAAGAAGCAATCCTGAGAAGACAATTATTGCCACAATTGGCGATTCTACTTTTTTTCACACAGGGATACCAGCTTTGATAAATGCTGTTATTAATGATGCCAAATTTGTGCTGTGTATTCTAGATAATGAAACTACTGCCATGACGGGATTTCAACCGGTTCCTCATGAATCAGGAAAAATAAAGATAGAAAAGGTAGTAGAAGGGATTGGGATTGAATTCTGCAAAGTAGTAGATCCATACAAATTTGAAGAAGGGATAAAAGTATTAGAGGAAGCTGTCAGTTTTGTTGAGAGCAATAGGAAGCCTGCTGTTGTAGTTTACAGACATCCATGTGTGACAAAGATAAAGTACCGTAAAAAAAACGATGTAGTGATTACTGATGACTGTAGAAATTGCCGAATATGCTATGAAAAATTCGAATGTCCTGCAATTTTTGAAAACAAATTAAAAAATAAAGCGGAAATAGATAGGCTAATTTGTGTGAATTGTGGCGTTTGCATATCAGTTTGTCCGTTTAATGCAATTGTTAGAAATAGTGAGTAG
- a CDS encoding 2-oxoacid:acceptor oxidoreductase family protein yields the protein MKGVICGKGGQGVITLNRQIGTVLSNFGEKIISAETHGMAMRGGSVSTFLKVGDFYSANFGSEEADFIISTDKDEFFSNLQFLKSDGVAIINSNEKIEYSNANIVTVDATNLSLKLFSNPKYTNWFLFFIFFKVFRERFEFDNIVKIVINYKMLINDILEKVLKEI from the coding sequence TTGAAAGGGGTTATCTGCGGTAAAGGTGGGCAGGGTGTTATCACTTTGAATAGGCAGATAGGAACTGTTTTATCAAATTTTGGAGAAAAGATTATTTCAGCTGAGACCCATGGTATGGCAATGCGCGGTGGAAGTGTGAGTACATTTCTAAAAGTGGGGGATTTTTACTCTGCAAACTTTGGGAGTGAAGAGGCTGATTTTATTATTTCAACAGATAAGGATGAGTTTTTCTCGAATTTACAATTTTTAAAATCAGATGGAGTGGCGATTATTAATTCTAATGAGAAGATAGAATATAGTAATGCAAATATTGTTACTGTTGATGCTACTAATCTTTCATTAAAACTTTTTAGTAATCCAAAATATACTAACTGGTTTTTATTTTTTATTTTTTTTAAAGTTTTTCGTGAAAGGTTTGAGTTTGATAATATAGTTAAAATTGTTATAAATTATAAAATGCTTATTAATGATATTTTGGAAAAGGTTTTAAAGGAGATATGA
- a CDS encoding ABC transporter substrate-binding protein, whose protein sequence is MNQIHKLLLSLILLLSLFNFSFAQNLIYIIASYNKNDLCGKPQYDGVINSLEFSGVLEKYNIKSFYLDSKNKKTETVKKLTAQINSKIKKEHPALIITLDDLAFNFFAKTLLFDNTLKLVFSGINKSLMDYNKELNFFDPTTFLPTKNITGVHERLFIENQFEFLYLIYNKVPKVAVLYSTDFIGNILGKQVQEELANSEFINHTAFLPVETTFDLKNAIYKINSGHFDAYIPLTMSIVDPIENEILSINRLIPILTNQINIIDIGVNKEFTKAGFFGGVTVDFYKMGKKAGEKAVKILNGEDIRKIKIEESYDYEIVINKKRMEQLKINFNNELINIVDKFY, encoded by the coding sequence ATGAATCAAATACACAAGCTGTTATTATCCTTGATTTTACTTTTATCTCTATTTAATTTTTCTTTTGCACAAAACCTTATTTATATTATTGCCAGCTATAATAAAAATGACCTGTGTGGGAAACCACAATATGATGGTGTAATAAATAGTCTTGAGTTTTCAGGGGTATTAGAAAAATACAATATCAAATCATTTTATTTAGATTCTAAAAATAAAAAAACAGAAACAGTAAAAAAACTAACTGCACAAATTAACAGCAAGATAAAAAAAGAGCATCCAGCACTCATCATTACACTTGATGATTTAGCTTTTAATTTCTTTGCAAAAACATTGTTGTTTGACAATACACTGAAATTGGTTTTTTCCGGTATTAATAAAAGTCTAATGGACTACAACAAGGAATTAAACTTTTTTGACCCAACAACATTTTTACCAACCAAAAATATCACTGGTGTTCATGAGCGTCTTTTTATAGAAAACCAATTTGAATTTTTATATCTTATATATAACAAAGTGCCAAAAGTAGCAGTTTTATACTCCACAGATTTTATTGGAAATATCTTAGGAAAACAGGTACAAGAAGAGCTTGCAAACTCTGAGTTCATCAACCATACCGCGTTTTTACCAGTAGAAACGACTTTTGATCTAAAAAATGCTATTTACAAAATAAATAGTGGACATTTTGATGCTTATATACCTCTAACAATGTCTATTGTAGACCCAATTGAAAATGAGATTTTGAGCATAAACAGACTAATACCAATTTTAACTAATCAAATTAATATAATCGATATTGGAGTAAATAAAGAATTTACAAAAGCAGGTTTTTTTGGAGGAGTTACTGTTGATTTTTACAAAATGGGGAAAAAAGCTGGAGAAAAAGCCGTTAAGATATTGAATGGTGAAGATATTAGAAAAATTAAAATCGAAGAATCCTATGATTATGAAATTGTCATAAACAAAAAAAGAATGGAGCAATTAAAAATAAACTTTAATAATGAGCTAATAAATATTGTGGATAAGTTTTATTGA
- a CDS encoding IS110 family transposase, whose amino-acid sequence MRRFENVVGIDVSKSTLSISFYDGSTHKYYETSNSVRSFTKDFLKKVKGVDWSKVLFMMESTGVYHLKLATHLSRELGYEVSVANPMSIKKYSDMNLRKAKTDKSDSKLIAEYGLEYGYKWRFKPKDELYYEIDSRLKAIEDFQSQINRLNNQIEGFSQLPYEQEEVISCYKDVISAYKSKIKKLEQELEVLLKSRYREEYELVMSIPGVGMKLASIVLGKLECFRNFKRAKEVVSYIGLCPSIRESGTSVRGRGHISRRGNAYIRKILFVCSLSAIRYNKFCSNLYRRLLSSGKAKKLAIIAVANKLIRQIFGVLKNGRPYDPEYLKNLTEVTENG is encoded by the coding sequence ATGAGAAGATTTGAAAATGTGGTAGGTATTGATGTATCAAAGTCGACATTGTCAATAAGTTTTTATGATGGATCTACGCACAAGTATTACGAGACGAGCAATAGTGTAAGATCTTTTACTAAAGATTTTCTTAAGAAAGTAAAAGGAGTAGATTGGTCGAAAGTACTTTTTATGATGGAAAGTACAGGAGTATATCATTTAAAATTAGCCACCCATTTGAGTAGGGAGTTAGGTTACGAAGTAAGTGTAGCTAATCCGATGTCAATAAAGAAATATTCAGATATGAATTTAAGGAAGGCAAAGACAGACAAATCGGATTCCAAATTGATAGCGGAATATGGGCTGGAATATGGTTATAAATGGAGATTTAAACCTAAGGATGAATTATATTATGAGATAGATAGTCGTTTAAAAGCAATAGAGGATTTTCAATCTCAGATAAATAGATTGAATAATCAGATAGAGGGATTTAGCCAATTGCCATATGAACAAGAAGAGGTTATATCGTGTTATAAAGATGTAATTTCCGCCTATAAGAGCAAGATTAAGAAATTGGAGCAGGAACTAGAGGTTTTGTTGAAAAGTCGTTATAGAGAGGAATATGAGTTAGTTATGAGTATTCCTGGAGTAGGTATGAAGTTAGCGTCGATAGTGTTGGGCAAATTGGAGTGTTTTCGTAATTTCAAGAGGGCGAAGGAGGTTGTTAGTTATATAGGTTTGTGTCCTTCTATTAGGGAATCTGGGACATCTGTAAGGGGAAGGGGACATATATCAAGGAGAGGAAATGCTTATATAAGGAAGATATTGTTTGTATGTTCATTGTCAGCGATACGGTATAATAAATTTTGTTCAAATTTGTATAGAAGGCTTTTATCATCAGGTAAAGCGAAGAAATTGGCGATAATAGCAGTAGCGAATAAATTGATAAGGCAAATATTTGGTGTATTAAAAAACGGTAGGCCATATGATCCAGAATATTTAAAAAATTTAACAGAGGTTACAGAAAATGGTTGA
- a CDS encoding saccharopine dehydrogenase family protein yields the protein MGKVLIIGAGGVGNVVAKKCAQNPEVFHEICLASRTKEKCDKIAEDIKKQYGIEIKTAKVDADKTEEVVALIKDFEPDIVINVALPYQDLTIMDACLETGVHYLDTANYEPKDNPKFEYKWQWAYQDRYKEAGIMAVLGCGFDPGVTNVFCAYAQKHFYDEIKTIDILDCNAGVHGHPFATNFNPEINIREVTQVVRHWRNGEWVETPPILEEDSIHFTFNYPEVGPRESYLLYHEEMESLVKHIKGLERIRFWMTFSDEYLTHLRVLKNVGMTRIDEVEYEGCKVVPLKFLKKLLPDPSELGISYKGKTVIGCIFDGIKDGNRFKKYIYNVCDHAEAYKEVQAQAVSYTTGVPAMIGAMLVLKGVWAGKGVFNVEQLDPDPFMDALIKYGLPWKVEDFDGELPEF from the coding sequence ATGGGTAAAGTGTTAATTATTGGCGCTGGTGGCGTCGGTAATGTGGTGGCAAAGAAATGTGCACAGAATCCTGAGGTATTTCATGAGATTTGCCTTGCGAGTAGAACCAAGGAAAAATGCGATAAAATAGCTGAAGATATTAAAAAACAGTACGGAATTGAAATCAAAACTGCAAAAGTAGACGCTGATAAGACTGAAGAAGTGGTGGCTTTGATAAAAGATTTTGAGCCTGATATTGTGATAAATGTGGCGCTGCCATATCAAGATTTAACTATAATGGATGCATGTCTTGAAACAGGTGTTCACTATCTTGATACAGCTAATTATGAGCCAAAGGATAATCCAAAGTTTGAATACAAATGGCAATGGGCTTATCAGGATAGATATAAAGAAGCAGGTATTATGGCTGTTCTTGGTTGTGGTTTTGATCCAGGTGTAACAAATGTTTTTTGCGCTTACGCACAAAAACATTTTTATGATGAAATAAAAACCATTGATATACTTGATTGTAATGCTGGTGTTCATGGACACCCTTTTGCTACAAATTTTAATCCTGAAATCAATATTAGGGAAGTTACTCAGGTTGTAAGACATTGGAGAAATGGGGAATGGGTAGAAACCCCACCCATTTTAGAAGAAGATAGTATTCATTTTACTTTTAATTACCCAGAAGTGGGTCCACGAGAAAGCTATTTACTTTATCATGAAGAGATGGAGTCGCTTGTAAAACATATTAAAGGGCTTGAAAGGATAAGGTTTTGGATGACATTTTCTGATGAGTATCTTACTCATTTGAGGGTTTTAAAAAATGTTGGTATGACAAGAATAGATGAAGTGGAGTATGAAGGGTGCAAAGTTGTTCCTTTGAAATTTTTGAAGAAATTGCTTCCTGATCCATCTGAACTTGGGATAAGTTATAAGGGTAAGACTGTTATTGGTTGTATTTTTGATGGGATTAAGGATGGAAATAGATTTAAAAAATATATTTATAATGTTTGTGATCATGCTGAAGCTTACAAAGAAGTGCAGGCTCAGGCGGTGTCATATACTACTGGTGTTCCAGCAATGATTGGAGCAATGCTTGTCCTAAAAGGGGTATGGGCAGGAAAAGGTGTTTTTAATGTGGAGCAACTTGATCCAGATCCTTTTATGGATGCATTGATTAAATATGGTTTACCATGGAAAGTAGAAGACTTTGATGGTGAATTACCGGAGTTTTAA
- a CDS encoding phenylacetate--CoA ligase family protein has product MLSDRQLELLNKTLHHIKKNNSFYYERLRFDGEIKSYDDMLKLPFLTKDDLRQGYPFGFACADKKDFMRMHMSSGTTGTPIINPMTENDINQWAEIMARCYKTATVTKEDIIQITPSFGLFNGGFGFHYGAERIKAFVIPVGPGRSFLQLKFMKDLGTTVLCSIASYPLRLIEIAEEEGFDFKKDSYLRVGIFGAEVWSDEMRRRIEYIMGIETFDIIGMTETGGVGLGIDCKEHNGIHVWDDHYIIEIIDPETGEPVNDGEEGEMVITTLTREGLPLIRYRTRDITKVVSREKCNCGLHTIKVDRIKGRTDDMLKIKGVNFYPSQIESILLQFNELSMEYLIILEDKKGKDDVTLLVEKENGADDEVFDKVYTKLYDFLGFHLNLKLVEKGTIERSQGKARRVLDKREKTN; this is encoded by the coding sequence ATGCTTAGTGATAGACAGCTTGAATTATTAAATAAAACTCTGCATCACATTAAGAAAAATAACTCTTTTTACTATGAAAGACTTCGTTTTGATGGAGAAATCAAAAGTTATGATGATATGTTAAAGCTTCCTTTTTTGACAAAGGATGATTTGCGGCAAGGGTATCCTTTCGGTTTTGCCTGTGCTGATAAAAAAGATTTTATGCGTATGCATATGAGCAGCGGGACAACTGGCACTCCAATAATAAATCCTATGACAGAAAATGATATCAATCAATGGGCTGAGATAATGGCAAGGTGTTACAAAACTGCCACTGTGACAAAAGAAGATATTATTCAAATAACCCCTTCGTTTGGACTTTTTAATGGCGGTTTTGGTTTTCATTATGGAGCTGAAAGAATTAAGGCTTTCGTGATTCCTGTGGGGCCTGGCAGGTCTTTTTTACAGCTTAAATTTATGAAAGATTTAGGGACTACTGTTTTATGTTCTATTGCGTCATACCCCCTCAGGCTTATTGAAATTGCAGAGGAAGAAGGTTTTGATTTTAAAAAGGATAGTTATTTAAGAGTTGGTATTTTTGGTGCTGAGGTTTGGTCTGATGAAATGCGTAGAAGAATTGAGTATATTATGGGCATAGAAACCTTTGATATTATAGGTATGACTGAAACAGGTGGTGTAGGACTTGGTATAGATTGTAAAGAGCACAATGGTATACATGTGTGGGATGATCACTATATAATTGAGATAATAGATCCAGAAACAGGTGAACCAGTGAATGATGGGGAAGAGGGTGAAATGGTGATTACCACTCTTACAAGAGAAGGTTTACCATTAATAAGGTACAGGACAAGGGATATCACAAAAGTTGTAAGCAGGGAAAAATGTAATTGTGGGCTTCATACTATCAAGGTGGATAGAATCAAAGGTCGTACTGATGATATGTTAAAGATTAAAGGGGTAAACTTTTATCCTTCCCAAATAGAATCTATCCTTTTGCAGTTTAATGAGCTTTCAATGGAGTATCTTATTATTTTAGAAGATAAAAAAGGGAAAGATGATGTTACACTTCTTGTGGAAAAGGAAAATGGTGCAGATGATGAAGTATTTGACAAAGTTTATACAAAGTTATATGATTTTTTAGGTTTCCATCTTAATCTCAAGCTTGTGGAAAAAGGTACCATTGAAAGAAGCCAGGGGAAAGCCAGAAGAGTTCTTGATAAAAGAGAAAAAACAAACTGA
- a CDS encoding LysO family transporter, whose translation MLKYLVFLIIGIITGYIVKKEDVVKFQKYLLSFSVLVLLFFMGVGIGKDPGLKQKIVMFGYSSLIISLLTVFFSILVVGIMMKVFRKK comes from the coding sequence ATGCTTAAGTATCTTGTTTTTCTGATAATAGGTATAATCACCGGTTATATAGTGAAAAAAGAAGATGTTGTAAAATTCCAAAAATATCTACTTTCTTTTAGTGTTTTAGTATTGCTTTTTTTTATGGGAGTAGGTATAGGAAAAGATCCTGGTTTAAAACAGAAGATCGTAATGTTTGGTTATTCTTCATTGATTATAAGTTTGTTAACAGTTTTTTTTAGTATTCTTGTGGTAGGTATAATGATGAAGGTGTTTCGTAAAAAATGA